In one Sulfitobacter sp. LCG007 genomic region, the following are encoded:
- a CDS encoding glycine C-acetyltransferase codes for MPDRFIADLQTTLARIEADGLMKRERMITSPQGAEISVGGRDLINLCANNYLGLADHPDLIRAARKVMDDKGFGMASVRFICGTQDLHRALEQKLAAFLKKDDSILFAACFDANGGLFEPLLGPDDAIVSDSLNHASIIDGIRLCKAQRYRYANNDMGDLEAKLKRAREGGARHVMIATDGVFSMDGTLSNLPEITRLAKAYEAVVMVDDCHATGFMGPRGAGTPDHFGVDVDILTGTLGKALGGALGGYIAGPQPVIDLLRQRARPYLFSNALPPSILAAGLEAIRLVEEGGELRRRLVENAAYWRKGLAELGFDLLPGEHPIVPVMLGEAPLAQKMAAGLFEEGVYVSGFFYPVVPHGQARIRTQMNAALTRDQLDRALAAFAKVGRALGGIQ; via the coding sequence ATGCCCGACCGTTTCATTGCCGATCTGCAAACCACGCTTGCCCGGATCGAGGCCGATGGCCTGATGAAACGCGAGCGCATGATCACCTCGCCGCAGGGCGCCGAAATCTCCGTTGGCGGGCGCGACCTGATCAACCTTTGCGCCAACAATTACTTGGGGCTGGCCGACCATCCGGACTTGATCCGCGCCGCGCGCAAGGTGATGGACGACAAGGGCTTTGGCATGGCCTCTGTCCGGTTCATCTGCGGCACGCAGGATCTGCACCGAGCGCTTGAACAGAAGCTTGCGGCCTTCCTGAAGAAGGACGACTCGATCCTGTTCGCCGCCTGTTTCGACGCCAATGGCGGGCTGTTCGAGCCGCTTCTGGGGCCGGATGACGCGATCGTCTCGGACAGCCTGAACCACGCCTCGATCATCGACGGCATCCGGCTGTGCAAGGCGCAGCGCTACCGCTATGCCAACAACGACATGGGCGATCTCGAGGCCAAGCTGAAGCGGGCGCGCGAGGGCGGCGCCCGGCACGTGATGATCGCCACCGACGGCGTCTTCTCGATGGATGGCACCCTTTCGAACCTGCCCGAGATCACGCGGCTGGCCAAGGCCTATGAGGCGGTTGTCATGGTCGATGACTGCCACGCCACCGGCTTCATGGGGCCGAGGGGCGCCGGGACGCCGGATCACTTCGGGGTGGATGTGGACATCCTCACCGGGACGCTGGGCAAGGCGCTTGGCGGGGCCCTGGGCGGGTATATCGCCGGCCCCCAGCCGGTGATCGACCTGCTGCGCCAGCGCGCGCGGCCCTATCTGTTCTCGAACGCGCTGCCGCCGTCCATCTTGGCCGCCGGGCTGGAAGCCATTCGCCTGGTGGAAGAGGGGGGCGAACTGCGCAGGCGGTTGGTCGAGAATGCCGCCTACTGGCGCAAGGGGCTGGCAGAGCTGGGCTTCGACTTGCTGCCCGGCGAGCATCCGATCGTGCCGGTGATGCTGGGCGAGGCGCCGCTGGCGCAGAAGATGGCCGCCGGACTGTTCGAAGAGGGGGTCTATGTCTCGGGCTTCTTCTACCCGGTGGTGCCGCATGGGCAGGCCCGCATCCGCACGCAGATGAACGCAGCCCTGACCCGCGACCAGCTTGACCGTGCGCTGGCCGCTTTCGCCAAGGTTGGTCGCGCGCTGGGAGGGATCCAATGA
- the tdh gene encoding L-threonine 3-dehydrogenase, whose translation MKSLEKSRPEEGMWMVQAPVPEIGPDEVLIRVNATGICGTDIHIWNWDDWARATVPVPMITGHEFAGEIVEIGRNVTGLEIGQRCSGEGHLVGTESRQSRSGKFHLDPGTRGIGVNVQGAFAEYLKLPAFNVVPLPDDIPDEIGAILDPLGNAVHTALSFDLLGEDVLITGAGPIGIMAAAVARHAGARHVVITDINPDRLTLAQQVCRNVRTVDVTREDLRDVIHELGMKQGFDVGLEMSGSQQALDQMVESLIMGGKIALLGIPPGKSPVNWSRIVFKAITIKGVYGREMFETWYKMIAMLQNGLDVSRVITHRMGVDAFRDGFAAMKSGQSGKVVLTWR comes from the coding sequence ATGAAATCGCTTGAGAAATCGCGCCCCGAAGAGGGGATGTGGATGGTGCAGGCGCCGGTGCCCGAGATTGGCCCGGACGAGGTGCTGATCCGCGTCAACGCAACCGGCATCTGCGGCACCGATATCCATATCTGGAACTGGGACGACTGGGCGCGGGCCACGGTGCCGGTGCCGATGATCACCGGCCACGAGTTCGCCGGCGAGATCGTCGAGATCGGGCGCAACGTGACCGGGCTGGAGATCGGCCAGCGCTGTTCCGGCGAGGGGCATCTGGTGGGGACCGAAAGCCGCCAGAGCCGGTCGGGCAAGTTCCATCTGGATCCGGGCACGCGCGGCATCGGGGTCAACGTGCAGGGCGCCTTTGCGGAATACCTGAAGCTGCCGGCCTTCAACGTGGTGCCGCTGCCGGACGATATCCCCGACGAGATCGGCGCGATCCTCGACCCGCTGGGCAACGCGGTGCACACGGCGCTGAGCTTCGATCTGCTGGGCGAGGATGTGCTGATCACGGGCGCGGGGCCGATCGGGATCATGGCGGCGGCGGTGGCGCGCCATGCCGGGGCGCGCCATGTGGTCATCACCGACATCAACCCGGACCGCCTGACGCTGGCGCAACAGGTCTGCCGCAATGTCCGCACGGTCGACGTGACCCGCGAGGACCTGCGCGACGTGATCCACGAACTGGGCATGAAGCAGGGGTTCGATGTCGGGCTGGAGATGTCCGGTAGCCAGCAGGCGCTGGACCAGATGGTCGAAAGCCTGATCATGGGCGGCAAGATCGCCTTGCTGGGGATCCCGCCGGGCAAGTCACCCGTGAACTGGTCGCGCATCGTGTTCAAGGCGATCACCATCAAGGGCGTCTACGGGCGCGAGATGTTCGAAACCTGGTACAAGATGATCGCCATGTTGCAGAACGGGCTGGATGTCAGCCGGGTGATCACGCACCGGATGGGCGTGGATGCCTTTCGTGACGGCTTTGCCGCAATGAAATCCGGCCAGTCCGGCAAGGTCGTGCTGACCTGGCGTTGA
- a CDS encoding helix-turn-helix domain-containing protein has translation MDKPDVILSLLPARLKQARQAQGLSLEAVAKLSGVSRSMVSQIERGESSPTVSTLWNLTRALQVDFAGLLEDQPGSQIEVLRAQEVPTIENRGAGCTIRILSPPEDAGHHEVYELRFAEGGVLDSAAHARGTQENLTVIEGALTVVSGEAMDRLDTGETARYAADVPHRLQAEGRARAFLVVKGG, from the coding sequence ATGGACAAACCGGACGTCATCCTCTCATTGCTTCCCGCCCGCCTGAAACAGGCGCGGCAGGCGCAGGGCCTTTCGCTCGAGGCCGTGGCCAAGCTGTCGGGAGTTTCCCGCAGCATGGTCAGCCAGATCGAGCGCGGCGAATCCTCGCCCACGGTCTCGACGCTGTGGAACCTGACCCGCGCGCTTCAGGTGGATTTTGCCGGATTGCTGGAGGACCAGCCCGGCAGCCAGATCGAGGTGCTGCGGGCGCAGGAGGTGCCAACCATCGAGAATCGCGGCGCGGGTTGTACCATCCGGATCCTTTCGCCGCCCGAAGACGCCGGGCATCACGAGGTCTACGAACTGCGCTTTGCCGAGGGCGGGGTGCTGGATTCCGCGGCCCATGCACGTGGCACGCAGGAAAACCTGACGGTGATCGAGGGCGCGCTGACGGTGGTCAGCGGCGAGGCCATGGACCGGTTGGATACCGGCGAAACCGCCAGATATGCCGCCGATGTTCCGCACAGGCTGCAGGCTGAAGGGCGGGCGCGGGCCTTTCTGGTCGTGAAGGGCGGCTGA
- a CDS encoding peroxidase-related enzyme (This protein belongs to a clade of uncharacterized proteins related to peroxidases such as the alkylhydroperoxidase AhpD.): MTKVITKFTRNVPHWQPRVKPVDLKEASAEQLDALKVTPSNTKVSEYVLTLAHDVESLKVRSPLFNGIMYDKGGMSRAERELGALGASMVNHCIYCAAVHAARHSQLEKSNEVTDKLFRDGPRADLGPRDRAIFDFAVALSETPSQAGPEHMAALNDAGLDEAEVLDLILSASLFGWANRLMHVLGDPVRLPETAS; encoded by the coding sequence ATGACCAAGGTGATCACGAAATTCACCCGCAACGTGCCGCATTGGCAGCCGCGCGTGAAGCCGGTCGACCTGAAGGAGGCCAGCGCAGAGCAGCTGGACGCGCTGAAGGTCACGCCCTCGAACACTAAGGTGTCGGAATACGTGCTGACGCTGGCGCATGACGTCGAAAGCCTGAAGGTGCGTTCGCCGCTGTTCAACGGCATCATGTACGACAAGGGCGGGATGAGCCGGGCCGAGCGGGAACTGGGTGCGCTGGGGGCCTCGATGGTCAACCATTGCATCTATTGCGCCGCCGTCCATGCGGCGCGGCATTCGCAGCTTGAGAAATCCAATGAAGTGACGGACAAGCTGTTCCGCGACGGTCCCCGGGCGGACCTTGGGCCGCGCGACCGTGCGATCTTTGACTTTGCCGTGGCTTTGTCCGAAACCCCGTCGCAGGCCGGGCCGGAACACATGGCGGCACTGAACGATGCGGGGCTGGACGAGGCGGAGGTTCTGGACCTGATCCTGTCGGCCTCGCTGTTCGGCTGGGCGAACCGCCTGATGCATGTGCTGGGCGATCCGGTGCGGCTGCCGGAAACGGCCTCGTGA
- a CDS encoding YIP1 family protein gives MTRHIDWGALALMTLRAPAEAAAIIAAWELPRQVLWMGLALVAILNTFLFSLSEMIVPTSMPLPGVITNPLVFFVTVAGGLIASVHVFYWTGRMLGAPVRDMGPLLALMIWLQALRGVVQAAVLVLLLVSPAISALLVFAASLYAVWILLNFLSVGLGLQSVWRALGVLVAGSLALVLGISILLSFIDVGAIGLIPNV, from the coding sequence ATGACCCGCCACATCGACTGGGGCGCGCTCGCGCTCATGACTCTGCGCGCGCCGGCCGAGGCCGCGGCGATCATCGCCGCGTGGGAGCTTCCGCGGCAGGTGCTGTGGATGGGGCTAGCGCTGGTCGCGATCCTGAATACCTTCCTGTTCTCGCTTTCCGAGATGATCGTGCCGACGTCGATGCCCTTGCCAGGCGTGATCACCAATCCGCTGGTCTTCTTCGTGACCGTTGCCGGGGGGCTCATCGCCAGCGTTCACGTCTTTTACTGGACCGGCAGGATGCTTGGCGCCCCGGTGCGGGACATGGGTCCGCTGCTGGCGCTCATGATCTGGCTTCAGGCGTTGCGCGGCGTGGTGCAGGCCGCGGTTCTGGTCCTGCTGCTGGTGTCGCCGGCGATTTCCGCGCTGCTGGTCTTCGCGGCCAGCCTCTACGCGGTCTGGATCCTGCTGAACTTCCTGAGCGTCGGGCTTGGCCTGCAGTCGGTCTGGCGCGCGCTAGGCGTGCTCGTCGCCGGCAGTCTCGCCCTTGTGCTGGGGATCTCGATCCTGCTTTCCTTCATCGATGTCGGTGCGATAGGGCTCATTCCCAATGTATGA
- a CDS encoding cysteine desulfurase, translating into MYDVNAVRADFPILSRKVNGKPLVYLDNGASAQKPQVVIDAITRGYSEEYANVHRGLHFLSNLATEKYEAVRGTVARFLNAGSEDEIVLNTGTTMGINMVAYSWAMPLLRAGDEIVLSVMEHHANIVPWHFLRERQGIVLKWVDTDAAGALDPQAVIDAIGPKTRLVAVTHLSNVLGTRVDVKSICAAARERGVPVLVDGSQAAVHQPVDVQDVGCDFYTVTGHKLYGPSGSGAIYVRRNRLAEMRPFLGGGDIIREVSKEAVSYADPPMKFEAGTPGIVQTIGLGVALDYLMALGMDNIAAHENGLRDYAVKRLGGLNWLNLQGTTPDKAAIFSFTLDGAAHAHDISTILDRRGVAVRAGHHCAGPLMDHLGLTATCRASFGLYNTTAEIDVLVDALQLAHELFQ; encoded by the coding sequence ATGTATGACGTAAACGCTGTCCGGGCCGATTTCCCGATCCTGTCGCGCAAGGTGAATGGCAAGCCGCTTGTCTATCTCGACAACGGCGCATCGGCCCAGAAGCCGCAGGTCGTGATCGACGCCATCACGCGCGGCTATTCCGAGGAATATGCGAACGTCCACCGTGGCCTGCACTTCCTTTCCAATCTCGCGACCGAGAAATACGAGGCTGTGCGCGGAACCGTGGCGCGTTTCCTCAATGCAGGTTCCGAGGACGAGATCGTCCTGAACACCGGCACGACCATGGGCATCAACATGGTGGCCTATTCATGGGCGATGCCGCTGCTTCGGGCCGGCGACGAGATCGTCCTGTCGGTGATGGAGCATCATGCGAACATCGTGCCCTGGCATTTCCTGCGCGAACGTCAGGGCATCGTGCTGAAATGGGTCGACACCGACGCCGCGGGCGCGCTCGACCCGCAGGCGGTCATTGACGCCATCGGGCCGAAGACGAGGCTGGTGGCGGTGACGCATCTGTCGAACGTTCTGGGGACGCGGGTCGACGTCAAGTCCATCTGCGCGGCCGCCCGGGAACGCGGCGTGCCGGTGCTGGTGGATGGGTCCCAGGCGGCGGTGCATCAGCCTGTCGACGTTCAGGACGTCGGGTGCGACTTCTACACCGTCACGGGGCACAAGCTCTATGGCCCCTCCGGCTCGGGCGCGATCTATGTGCGAAGGAACAGGCTTGCCGAGATGCGCCCCTTCCTGGGCGGTGGGGACATTATCCGTGAGGTCAGCAAGGAGGCGGTCTCCTACGCCGACCCGCCGATGAAGTTCGAGGCAGGAACGCCCGGTATCGTACAGACCATCGGCCTTGGTGTGGCCCTCGACTATCTTATGGCGCTAGGGATGGACAATATCGCCGCGCACGAGAACGGCCTGCGCGACTACGCCGTGAAGCGGCTGGGCGGGCTCAACTGGCTGAACCTGCAGGGCACCACGCCCGACAAGGCGGCGATCTTCAGCTTCACCCTCGACGGCGCCGCGCATGCGCATGACATCTCGACCATTCTCGACAGGAGGGGCGTTGCGGTGCGGGCGGGTCATCACTGCGCCGGGCCGCTGATGGATCACCTCGGCCTCACCGCGACCTGCCGGGCGTCCTTCGGACTCTACAACACGACCGCAGAGATCGACGTCCTCGTCGATGCGCTCCAGCTGGCGCATGAGCTCTTCCAGTAG
- a CDS encoding MFS transporter, whose protein sequence is MTAARISLIANPVFRTLFAAQVCSLLAIGLMTVAMSLAAYRIGGTAAAGQILGFLLAVKMVAYVGISPLAEALFAGRSRKRVMVGLDIARMALLLPMAFATETWQIAALALVFFAVSSGFTPIFQSVIPDVLPEERAYSHALVWSRIAYTLESVLSPVIAATVLHVVAAEFLFWVAALAFSGSIAALLVTRFPAGAGAPRRGPFLARALTGLSIYRRTPRLRGLFLLNFALSLSMAWVLVNSVVLAGAQLGDAERHYPVLMAFYGLGAATGAVLVPRLIETLDERRVMALGALLHAVLGLGIALPLAYAGYMGLWAGFGLAASLVLTPGGLVIARSAGAGDRASVFAAQFSLSHAGWLVAYPLAGELGARVGLVPALLILSALTAGVAALALRFWPASDPLTRAHDHPELPGDHPHLRETPAHGPRQRHAHAFHIDDLHPDWFASRPA, encoded by the coding sequence ATGACCGCAGCCCGGATCAGCCTGATAGCCAATCCCGTCTTCCGGACGCTTTTCGCCGCGCAGGTCTGTTCGCTGCTGGCGATTGGCCTGATGACCGTGGCGATGTCGCTGGCGGCCTATCGCATCGGCGGCACGGCGGCGGCGGGGCAGATCCTGGGCTTTCTGCTTGCGGTGAAGATGGTCGCCTATGTGGGCATCTCGCCGCTGGCCGAGGCGCTTTTCGCCGGGCGCTCTCGCAAGCGGGTGATGGTCGGGCTGGATATCGCGCGCATGGCGCTGTTGCTGCCGATGGCCTTTGCCACCGAGACCTGGCAGATTGCCGCGCTGGCGCTGGTCTTCTTTGCGGTCTCGTCCGGCTTCACGCCGATCTTCCAGTCGGTGATCCCGGACGTGCTGCCCGAAGAGCGCGCCTACAGCCACGCGCTGGTGTGGTCGCGCATCGCCTATACGCTGGAATCCGTGCTTTCGCCGGTGATCGCCGCCACGGTGCTGCACGTGGTTGCGGCCGAGTTCCTGTTCTGGGTGGCGGCGCTGGCCTTTTCCGGGTCCATCGCGGCGCTGCTGGTCACGCGTTTCCCCGCCGGGGCGGGCGCGCCGCGCCGGGGGCCGTTTTTGGCCCGGGCGCTGACGGGGCTGTCGATCTATCGCCGGACTCCGCGGCTGCGCGGCCTGTTCCTGCTGAATTTTGCCCTGTCGCTGAGCATGGCCTGGGTGCTGGTCAACTCGGTGGTGCTGGCCGGTGCGCAGCTGGGCGACGCCGAGCGGCACTACCCGGTGCTGATGGCCTTCTACGGGCTGGGCGCCGCGACCGGCGCAGTGCTGGTGCCGCGACTGATCGAGACGCTGGACGAGCGCCGCGTGATGGCCCTCGGTGCGCTGCTGCACGCGGTGCTGGGATTGGGTATCGCGCTGCCGCTGGCCTATGCCGGTTACATGGGTTTGTGGGCCGGCTTCGGCCTGGCCGCCTCGCTGGTGCTGACGCCGGGCGGACTGGTGATCGCGCGCTCTGCCGGGGCAGGGGACCGCGCCTCGGTCTTCGCGGCGCAGTTCTCGCTGTCGCATGCGGGCTGGCTGGTGGCCTACCCGCTGGCGGGCGAGCTGGGCGCGCGCGTCGGGCTGGTGCCCGCGCTGCTGATCCTGTCGGCGCTGACTGCCGGCGTGGCGGCGCTGGCGCTTCGGTTCTGGCCCGCAAGCGATCCGCTGACCCGCGCACACGATCATCCCGAATTGCCGGGTGACCACCCGCACCTGCGCGAGACCCCCGCGCATGGGCCGCGCCAGCGCCATGCCCATGCCTTCCATATCGACGATCTCCACCCGGACTGGTTCGCCAGCCGGCCCGCCTGA
- a CDS encoding Lrp/AsnC family transcriptional regulator gives MKHKPDHFDFRILEELQRDAGLSQRALAEKVGLSQNACWRRLKALEASGAIRNRTVVIDRESLGGGFVVFSLIKTRHHSAEWLRLFRRHVSAIPEVIDFFRIGGEYDYLLKIVARDMAGYDDVYKRLIENIELETVTSYFAMEAIEEQRPISLR, from the coding sequence ATGAAGCATAAACCAGATCATTTTGACTTTCGAATCCTCGAAGAACTGCAGCGCGACGCGGGCCTCTCCCAGCGGGCGCTGGCCGAGAAGGTCGGGCTGTCGCAGAACGCCTGCTGGCGCCGGCTCAAGGCGCTTGAGGCGTCGGGCGCGATCCGCAACCGCACCGTGGTGATCGACCGCGAAAGCCTGGGCGGCGGCTTCGTGGTGTTCTCGCTGATCAAGACGCGGCACCATTCCGCAGAGTGGCTGCGGCTGTTCCGCAGGCATGTCTCGGCCATCCCCGAGGTCATCGACTTCTTCCGCATCGGCGGCGAATACGACTACCTGCTGAAGATCGTGGCCAGGGACATGGCCGGCTACGACGATGTCTACAAGCGGCTGATCGAGAACATCGAGCTGGAAACCGTGACCTCCTATTTCGCGATGGAAGCGATCGAAGAGCAGCGCCCGATCTCCCTTCGGTAG
- a CDS encoding NAD(P)-binding domain-containing protein, translating to MTHDTASPIDGQGLPVLEARLREDLKFLCWPGKDWVPAREGVSDVVIIGGGMCGMVAWMALKTGGIHNMRVLERSPKGLEGPWLTYARMETLRSPKELTGPAYGHGALSFQAWYRAQFGTADWEKLDKIPRPMWMEYLKWYRRVLAIPIENGVSVDRVEPEGDLLRLHLSGADEQSILTRKLVFATGRDGTGRPNIPGFVQDLDRSFWAHSADEIDFGRLKGKRVAVVGVGASAVDNAAEALEHGAAEVRHLIRRKEMPTVNKMMGIGSFGFTAGYASLPDEWRWRFMQYSFATQTPPPHGSTNRVSRHPNAYFHFGKAVESTVERDGAVRVGFADGTAYEADFVILGTGFTIDPLSRTEFGEAAGDILLWRDVYTPPADEPSRDLGLFPYLNEDFTFREKVPGRAPWLTNVYCFNYGASASLGKVSGDIPGISEGAGWMARAVASKLYAEDVAAHWQAMLAYAKPELDGSEWVPSELVCEDKKGKVA from the coding sequence ATGACACATGACACCGCTTCCCCGATCGACGGCCAGGGCCTGCCTGTGCTGGAGGCGCGGCTGCGCGAGGATCTGAAATTCCTCTGCTGGCCGGGCAAGGACTGGGTGCCCGCCCGCGAGGGGGTCAGCGACGTTGTGATCATCGGCGGCGGCATGTGCGGCATGGTGGCCTGGATGGCGCTGAAGACCGGCGGCATCCACAACATGCGGGTGCTGGAGCGCAGCCCCAAGGGGCTGGAAGGCCCCTGGCTGACCTATGCGCGGATGGAGACGCTGCGCTCTCCCAAGGAGCTGACCGGCCCTGCCTATGGCCATGGCGCGCTGAGCTTCCAGGCGTGGTATCGCGCGCAGTTCGGCACCGCCGACTGGGAAAAGCTGGACAAGATCCCGCGGCCGATGTGGATGGAATACCTGAAGTGGTATCGCAGGGTGCTGGCGATCCCGATCGAGAACGGCGTGTCCGTCGACCGGGTCGAGCCCGAGGGTGACCTGCTGCGCCTGCACCTGTCGGGCGCGGACGAGCAGTCGATCCTGACCCGCAAGCTGGTCTTTGCCACCGGGCGCGACGGCACCGGCCGCCCGAATATTCCGGGGTTCGTGCAGGACCTGGACCGGTCCTTCTGGGCGCATAGCGCCGACGAGATCGACTTCGGCCGGCTGAAGGGCAAGCGCGTGGCGGTCGTGGGGGTTGGCGCCTCTGCCGTAGACAATGCCGCCGAGGCGCTGGAGCATGGCGCCGCCGAGGTCCGCCACCTGATCCGCCGCAAGGAGATGCCCACCGTCAACAAGATGATGGGGATCGGCTCTTTCGGCTTTACCGCCGGTTATGCCAGCCTGCCCGACGAATGGCGCTGGCGCTTCATGCAGTATTCCTTTGCCACCCAGACGCCGCCGCCGCATGGCTCGACCAACCGGGTCAGCCGCCACCCCAATGCGTATTTCCATTTCGGCAAGGCGGTGGAAAGCACTGTCGAGCGGGACGGCGCGGTGCGGGTCGGCTTTGCCGACGGCACGGCCTACGAGGCGGATTTCGTGATCCTGGGCACCGGCTTTACCATCGATCCGCTGTCGCGGACCGAGTTCGGCGAGGCGGCGGGCGATATCCTGCTGTGGCGGGACGTCTATACCCCGCCTGCGGACGAACCGTCGCGCGACTTGGGGCTGTTTCCCTATCTGAACGAGGACTTCACCTTCCGCGAGAAGGTGCCCGGGCGGGCGCCGTGGCTAACCAATGTCTATTGTTTCAATTACGGGGCTTCGGCCAGCCTGGGCAAGGTCAGCGGCGATATCCCGGGGATCTCCGAGGGGGCGGGATGGATGGCGCGCGCGGTTGCGTCGAAGCTTTATGCCGAGGACGTGGCCGCGCACTGGCAAGCGATGCTGGCCTACGCCAAGCCGGAACTGGATGGCAGCGAATGGGTGCCGTCGGAACTGGTCTGCGAGGACAAGAAGGGGAAGGTGGCCTGA
- a CDS encoding aminotransferase class V-fold PLP-dependent enzyme, whose protein sequence is MTALDDFKAALQGADVHDRIREGLIGEDAQIDGPFGARPLIYADYVASGRALAQVEDFIRDRVLPYYANTHTQASFCGEYMTKLREAARAEIARLTGAAAGMSVVFAGSGSTAGLNRIAGLLDLAALVRQGQRVVVLTGPYEHHSNILPWRETGAEVIEIAEAPTGGVDMGELERALIAARGAARIVGTFSAASNVTGILTDVDAVTRMLRAHGAVSVWDYGCAGPYCAMDMKAGTDAQKDAIVFSVHKFPGGPGSSGVAVIRDGIALRAKPTLPGGGTVSFVSPWGHVYSGNLAAREEGGTPNVTGDIRAALAMLVKEALGQSWLDSRQAELRARALKVWADNDRIELLGIPGAEALPIFSFRVRDWQGGLVHHQFFTRLLSDLTGVQARGGCACAGPYGHRLLGLGRAESDATIAALKKGEETAKPGWVRLNLSALMSDEKVDSIIAAVDNLARIAPEYAAQYRVDTSTARFNANGLPQDTLVS, encoded by the coding sequence ATGACTGCGCTCGACGATTTCAAGGCCGCGCTGCAAGGTGCCGACGTTCACGACCGGATCCGCGAGGGGCTGATCGGCGAGGATGCGCAGATCGACGGGCCGTTCGGGGCGCGGCCGTTGATCTATGCCGATTACGTGGCCTCTGGGCGGGCGCTGGCGCAGGTTGAGGATTTCATCCGCGACCGCGTGCTGCCCTATTACGCCAATACCCACACGCAGGCCTCTTTCTGCGGCGAATACATGACCAAGCTGCGCGAGGCCGCGCGGGCCGAGATCGCCCGGCTGACCGGTGCCGCCGCGGGCATGAGCGTGGTGTTTGCCGGGTCGGGCTCTACCGCCGGACTCAACCGCATCGCGGGGCTGCTGGATCTGGCGGCGCTGGTCCGGCAGGGGCAGCGCGTGGTGGTGCTGACCGGCCCCTACGAACATCATTCCAACATCCTGCCCTGGCGCGAGACCGGGGCCGAGGTGATCGAGATCGCCGAGGCGCCGACCGGCGGCGTCGACATGGGCGAGCTGGAGCGCGCCCTGATCGCGGCGCGGGGCGCGGCGCGGATCGTCGGCACCTTTTCGGCGGCGTCCAACGTGACCGGCATCCTGACCGATGTGGACGCGGTGACGCGGATGCTGCGCGCGCATGGCGCGGTGTCGGTCTGGGACTACGGCTGTGCCGGTCCCTATTGCGCGATGGACATGAAGGCGGGCACCGATGCGCAGAAGGATGCCATCGTGTTCTCGGTGCACAAGTTTCCCGGCGGCCCCGGTTCCAGTGGTGTCGCGGTGATCCGCGACGGGATCGCGCTCCGTGCCAAGCCGACCCTCCCCGGAGGCGGCACGGTCAGTTTCGTGTCGCCCTGGGGGCATGTCTATTCCGGCAACCTTGCGGCGCGGGAAGAGGGCGGCACCCCGAATGTGACCGGCGATATCCGCGCCGCGCTGGCCATGCTGGTCAAGGAGGCGCTGGGGCAGAGCTGGCTGGACAGCCGGCAGGCCGAATTGCGTGCTCGGGCGCTGAAGGTCTGGGCGGACAACGACCGGATCGAGCTGCTGGGCATTCCCGGCGCCGAGGCGCTGCCGATCTTTTCCTTCCGGGTGCGGGACTGGCAGGGGGGGCTGGTGCATCACCAGTTCTTCACCCGCCTGCTCAGCGACCTGACCGGGGTCCAGGCGCGCGGCGGCTGTGCCTGCGCGGGGCCCTATGGTCACCGGCTGCTGGGGCTGGGCCGCGCCGAATCGGATGCCACCATCGCAGCGCTGAAAAAGGGCGAGGAAACCGCCAAGCCCGGCTGGGTGCGCCTGAACCTTTCCGCCCTGATGAGCGACGAGAAGGTGGATTCGATCATTGCGGCTGTGGACAATCTGGCGCGGATCGCCCCAGAATATGCCGCTCAGTACCGCGTTGATACCAGTACCGCCCGGTTCAACGCCAACGGCCTCCCACAGGATACGCTCGTTTCATGA
- a CDS encoding YIP1 family protein: MAVTQDIWQTYRGPSRVVGRLLQDGRQEMRALLFVLLACGLLFVAFSPYQAREAALNPDGPLSVRLYWSAIFWIFLTPLLLYLLAAILWLLVRVFGFRTSGYEIRLTLFWALLAASPIALLLGLVLGIIGPGLQAQIVGLAWLAVFAWFWIGGLSGRGRIAG, translated from the coding sequence ATGGCGGTGACGCAGGACATATGGCAGACCTACCGGGGGCCGTCCCGTGTGGTCGGGCGCCTGCTGCAGGACGGGCGCCAGGAGATGAGGGCGCTGCTTTTCGTTCTCCTGGCCTGCGGTCTCCTGTTCGTCGCCTTCTCGCCCTATCAGGCCCGGGAGGCCGCGCTGAACCCCGATGGCCCGCTGTCGGTGCGTCTTTACTGGAGCGCGATCTTCTGGATATTCCTCACGCCGCTCCTGCTTTATCTGCTTGCTGCCATCCTTTGGCTTCTGGTGCGTGTTTTCGGTTTCCGGACAAGCGGTTACGAAATCAGGCTCACCCTGTTTTGGGCGCTGCTCGCGGCGTCTCCGATAGCGCTGCTGCTCGGGCTCGTGCTGGGAATCATCGGACCCGGCCTGCAGGCCCAGATCGTCGGGCTGGCCTGGCTCGCGGTCTTTGCATGGTTCTGGATCGGCGGGCTCTCGGGACGGGGGCGGATCGCCGGATGA